Proteins from a genomic interval of Neodiprion lecontei isolate iyNeoLeco1 chromosome 2, iyNeoLeco1.1, whole genome shotgun sequence:
- the LOC107219687 gene encoding ceramide glucosyltransferase: MSSVVYTLYGFAIFFMVFWCAMWVVHVLALVAGRWKLHRKIVQVPIYEAPLPGVSILKPLMGVDPNLFGNLETFFTMNYPVYELLFCVEDDSDPVLMLVHKLMEKYPHVDARLFVGGCAVGVNPKINNMHLAYESAKHELIMISDSGIKMKEDTLLDMTNYMSDRVALVHQMPFTADREGFAAAYEKIFFGTVQSRIYLAADLLRINCHTGMSALLRKAPLDEVGGLKAFGIYLAEDFFYAKSLTDRGWRITVSSQPAMQNSGHCELRSFQARLQRWAKLRVAMIPLVIVFEPLSECLLLGACASWAASLLFEWDSLVFYLVHILLWFMLDWTLLRVVQNGPLPFDKLEFVCGWLLSEITRPYLFAQAVLDPLIQWRSRVYKLKWGGIAEEVKAKVKY, encoded by the coding sequence ATGAGCTCGGTGGTTTACACCCTGTACGGGtttgcgatatttttcatGGTGTTTTGGTGCGCGATGTGGGTCGTTCACGTTCTGGCCTTGGTCGCCGGCCGCTGGAAGTTGCACAGGAAAATCGTGCAGGTACCGATCTACGAGGCGCCTCTGCCAGGAGTATCGATACTCAAGCCGCTGATGGGGGTCGACCCGAACCTCTTCGGGAACCTGGAGACCTTCTTCACCATGAACTACCCCGTTTACGAGCTGCTCTTCTGCGTCGAGGACGACTCGGACCCGGTTTTGATGCTCGTTCACAAGCTCATGGAGAAGTATCCCCATGTGGATGCGAGGCTGTTTGTTGGGGGCTGCGCGGTCGGCGTCAACCCCAAGATAAACAACATGCACCTGGCTTACGAGTCTGCCAAGCACGAGCTGATCATGATCAGCGACAGCGGGATAAAAATGAAGGAGGACACCCTCCTCGACATGACAAACTACATGAGTGACAGGGTCGCCCTTGTTCATCAGATGCCCTTCACCGCCGACAGGGAGGGATTCGCCGCTGCGTACGAGAAGATATTCTTCGGCACTGTTCAGTCCAGGATATACCTCGCTGCGGATCTATTACGAATCAATTGCCACACCGGCATGTCCGCGCTCCTGAGAAAGGCACCGCTGGACGAGGTCGGCGGGCTCAAAGCGTTCGGCATATACTTGGCCGAGGATTTCTTCTACGCCAAATCACTGACGGACAGAGGCTGGAGAATAACCGTTTCGTCCCAACCCGCCATGCAGAACAGCGGACACTGCGAGCTCAGGTCTTTTCAGGCCAGGCTACAGCGGTGGGCCAAGTTGAGGGTGGCCATGATACCGCTGGTTATTGTGTTCGAACCGCTTAGCGAGTGCCTGCTACTAGGCGCCTGTGCTTCGTGGGCAGCCAGTTTGTTGTTCGAATGGGACTCCCTTGTGTTCTATTTGGTTCATATACTTTTGTGGTTTATGCTCGACTGGACGTTACTTCGTGTCGTGCAAAACGGACCTCTTCCTTTCGACAAACTCGAATTTGTGTGCGGCTGGCTACTCAGCGAAATCACCAGGCCATACTTATTTGCTCAGGCTGTACTCGACCCTCTGATACAGTGGAGGTCCAGGGTGTATAAACTGAAGTGGGGCGGCATAGCTGAGGAAGTTAAGGCGAAAGTAAAATATTAG